gttaagtataagtgttagaaatagaagccccggagttgttaagttgtaaaagtagatttatgactaactccaccagctgccctaaaataaccatagaggagctggctttagacaaagtttttattatcattatattgtctttgtttttgtatttttgttaagcaaattaaagacagtgatttggtatagttgaattgtaatcaaagaagtttgtaattagttaagtacagctaagtttagggttttctaccctgtaaaagtattgagcaattgctagtttaaaaaaccatttgctaattgttagttttaatgaaaaatcattccacttaataaaaataatttgtttcaccatcatccagtagttttcactgtgtagtcagctttaacccttgaggctcccatcacatcaccgaaccaaagtGTAACAGACAGTATGTAATTTGACTGTAAAAAGTCATCTGAACAGATGACCCTTCAATGTTTTATTGAGTTTACACAGGAACACAAGAGAAAATTGAGTGGAATTTCATGCTTATTATATAAATGTGTGTAGAACATGGCCTGTGGTGGTAGATGTGAAAGAAGGAGAGATGAGGAGAAGAGAATCATTGTCTTTATATTTAAAATCAGCAAGAATGGAGTTATAATAAGATTTACACTTTGATTTTGAGATTTTGGGAAATAATCCATATAAAGGGCCAGTATGAGGCATATGCGGTCAGTTCCCTCGCACATGGCACCGAACTATATTACTGGCCCACCTGCCCAGAAGGCACATCCTACCTGAGGAAGTTGCTACAGGTGCTGGTGGTGAGGGTACCCCAGGTGGCCCAGCTCCCTGCGCTGCCATCCTGGGAGCTCTTCGTGCCACTAGGGGAGCTGATGACACAGCCCTGCATGGGCAGAGTTGGTGCCCCAGGCACAATGTGCAGCTGCTGGTGACCTGGGCCACAGTGCCTCATTCAAACTAGACCCCACAAATCATCATGAAAGTCCTGTCCATGCAAGACCAAAAGCTCTTTATTTCAGGCAGAAGATAGATTCCCCTATGTTCTGGTTTATGTAAAATGGATCTATTGTGAGGCTCATGTTCAAATTTCTTACCTTTTGTATAGGCTCAGTTGTATTTCTTTTAATCATTAATAAAAGTTTTATGTCTGTGAATGTCTCCTTTTGTAATCTTGTCTTTATCTCTGAAAAATAGCAGAGAAGTTTGCTTTAATGCAGTGTCTCGTTACCAAGTATCTCTGTAAGTAACATAAATACAGCCAACAATGTGGGATTTTGTTACATTTAAGGATCCATGAGAAATAAAAGCAATACAATAGAAATAAGAATAATAATGGGTGAATTAAAAACCTTTACTTTTTGAAAAGTTCAGGCAAATAATGTATGTGAAGCCTTTGAATGACTTGATAGGCAAtgacattaaataaaaaaataaaatagggtAAGTATTGGTTTGTCTGGTGCTAAACAGCTAAGCAAGGATAATAGTATGGTTCTCAGCCTGCCCAGAACTGCATTGATATCAACACAGACTTCACAGAAGCACATGTGGCTGCCTGCATTAATCATCAAAGATAACAGATCAAGCAAGGCAAGACAATACTAATATAAACCATAGAAAGTTCTCTTTTTTCTCCCTCGTCATACATATCCTTGACACCGGGACAAACACCCCACCTATTAGTTTACatacctctcacacacacacagttgaaGTAAATCTGGGGACTTTAAATTCTTCATTTGTACTGATAGAACCTAAGAAACATACATGCGGGAGAGCCAACATAAACCTGCCAACATGCAGTCCTTGCTTAGTTTCTGATTAACAGTCAACTCACAGACTTTTCACACTAAGAATATTCATCTGCCTTTGTCTAAAGTGTTGAGTGGTTATGAATAGTAAGGATAGGTTATCTgcaattatttctaaattattaaTAGTTTTGTTAGATCCCTCCACTTCTACATTACGTTTctgttaaaattaaataaaaatgtacttcAGGTTCCAGCAGCTCCCAaatgtatttttccttctttcatAACATTACTTCAAGTTCTATGATAAAGTTCTACTCTACTTTACATGTATGATAAAGTCTGCTGAACTCAGAGAATATCTGGTTGAATAAACCCTCATCTGACATACTGGGAGATAAACTGAAGGTCAGTTCTTGCACTTCCAATTAATACCCCAACTGCAACTATACAACGCTAATTGTGTgtatgatacacacacacacacacacatatccggGGTATCATCAGACACTAGGGAAAAGTTCAACAAGCTGCTACTTAGTTTCTTGACACTTTCTATTGAGCTTGTGGGACTGGAGTTGTCCTTCCGGGTGCGTCTGATCAGAAAATATTTGGACAATTGTTTCTTTTTGAGACCATTAATGCTGAGATAGAGAAGGCTGAGATGGGGAAGAGACAGAGCGGGACAAAGAGAGAGGCGAGAAATGCTGTCTATGACACTTGTAATTCATTGCTGCCACTGAAAAGCAGTTTACCATATTAGATACTATACTGGGCAACTCCGGCACAGAAAGGTAATCCTCTccgaaaagagaggaaaaaatggggggaggggcttttaatCAGCGTCTCCATCACCAGGTGAATGCCACTTTTTGATAATACAAAAACTTCATGAGAAATACTCTAGTCCGATATGTAGACTCCGGTTTCAGTAACCAGACAACACAGGGTTACCAATATATGCGGAAACAGTAAATACTCACAATACACATTTAAATTAGGTCAGAACAAGAGCAGATTCATGAAGGTTACAGTTGCAAATAAAGAGTGTAGGGTTGCACAATAATCAGCAACGTAAAAGCAAATGAAACCATTGGAGtatgggagtgaggggggggggggggaaagcgagagaggcagaggcacagtatTAAATACATGCATTCGGTACAAACTCTACTAAAAATTACAGGATAAATTATGCAGGGGGATTTCTTTCAAGTAATTAAGTTTCGATTTCTTGCATTTATTTTAGTGCCAGGAAGCACACGGCGCCATGGATTGCAGAAGTCTCCATTGATTGTTCCGTGCGTTAAGTTTGATTTCGTGACTGGACTTAACTTTCCAAAAGGGTAAACACGCCGGCTCTGGGAAGTCAGGAGATgggctgcccagggctcagcGAGAGGGAGACTAAGTCCTGTGAACGGGGGCGGGATGGGtaggagagcggggctggcggattgacactgccccctccccccagagctcaGTTCAAGGACACTGAAACGAGAGTTTCACTCCAAAGTCCAAAGCGCCAAATCCCTTTCCGGACAGTTTCGGGGCGCGGGTCCATTGTGAAATGTCCCTTCTGCGGGGGCCAGGCCATCGCCGCGCAGCGACCAGGCTGGTGAGACACAAGCAGGAGCCATCGTCTCCTCCTGCCTGCAGCAAGGCGGATCTTATGCTTGAGCGGAGTGTAGCTCCCATCTTCAATGCAGATCCCTGGGCGAGAGTTAGAGAGGCACGGAGATCGCCCTGCCTGGCGAGGGGAACAGACATAGGGGGGGTGTTTTTTTATGAGAGACCCTCCCTCAGCCAAGCATGTGGCGCGCAAAGAGCCGACCCTTTCTAAGGGCTGCGGAGAGCCTCGTCCCTCTCCAAGATGCTGTTGCCTGCTAGCCCTCTGCAGCGCCGGGCAAAGCTGCGCCAGGCACCCACCGCATCACCCCACTCTCCGAAGGGCACAGCCTCGCTGTTAATGAGGACGAGACAGGTCGCAAGCGGCCGTGTTTTCAGGTTATATTAACCCCAGACGCTGGCTGAGGGGCAGCTTGTGTCTGAATACATAAGCAGGAGGCCAAAGGGCTGCCGTTTGATGTTCCGCGATAGAGACTCGCTTCCAGGATCAGGGAATACAATTCACTCGCCCGTCTCGCCTCTCGCTCCGGCTGCGCCGAGGTGTAACTTCGCGCATTGACGCCTGCGTGAGTGAGATCCCAATGAGACACCCCGAAGCCATGCACGGAAGCGTGGCCTGGGCTCTGTAACTGTCGCCCAAGTACTCCTGCATTTTATGCAAATAAGGTAAAGGGACCACCCAGAAATAATCACGTCCGTTTAAAAGTTCAACCAACTCCATGCTGTCTGGCAATCCCTTTTTAAGGTCTAGCTAGCTGCTGGGCCCGACTATCTGCCCCATGGAACCTACGATGGGAATACATCGCCCCGGGAGAATCTCCTTCCCTGACAACAGCTTGGGAGCATATTCTGACCTTAGCATGAACTGGCCACTGCATTTGCCTGAGGTATTTTGCTGAAGCCTTCATTGATCGCTCTTcactgggtggggtggggctatTTCATCTGTGCTGCAGGGTCTTGCCTTTATTTTCTATTTAGCTGAGAAGAAAAGTTCGCCAACTGATCTGTCCAGGGTCCTGAAGGGAACTTTTGCCCTTCTTGGTTTCTCTTACTCGCTTCCCTGTGGACTGCCATCCCTTTGAAGCCATACCGGAGCATACCTGTTAGAGTGCTCAGATTTAAGGGAACGAGACCAACGTGCTTATCTTGCCAGATCACCTCAGACCGTATTGATTATCAAGGCGTGAGCGTGTCTCCATactaaaagaataaaaataaaattcgaAGTGTAAAAACAAAAAGCGTGAGCAGTACTGTGAACCAGAGCGAACAGCTGcattttcaataaataaatacagtagTTATAACCAAACTCTTCTTCTGTGCTTAAAACAAGGGCTGAGTTTCCTTAAAGTATATACTGCATCTTAATGGATTAAAAATTCATACAACGCATTAGGTTCAGTAAAATATGAATGCTTTGCTTTAAATTTTAATCATAAATCAGAACATGGATCCATGAGAGGCGACAGTGATTTCTTCCCAGATGTCTGCGTGGGTCAAGATATGAGAGGGGCTCTAATTTTATTTAGGCAGTCCATTTGAGTGCAAAGCCTGCTGAAAGACTAATGGCATTTGAAGGCTTGCGAGTGCAGCCTTGCACTTTCACCAGCAGCTTTGTCATTGCTTGGAACAGGTACTTTTTATATGTCTGCATCTAGCTGAGGACAGTGGCAGAATTTATAGTCAGACAAAGAGACCAGAATGTCCAGGCCTTTGATATGGCCCTCTGCCATCCACTTCTTTTCGAATGTATGAATTTGTCATACGTTTATTGACGTCACCATCGTCgttattaattattaatacaaTAGTGAATACTAGCAATAATGCAGTAAATGCAAGTAGGTTAGGAATGTTTGCCTATTTGGACTCTAACACTCTCTTTCACCATTCGCTCTaaactttctttcttttctttctttctttttttagagGTACTGGTGTCCTTGTTTCAGTACTACTGCTCAAGAGAGTGGCaccagttcagaaaagagaataaACACTACTCTTTCCCTTTTGAACATGTTTGTATTCTGGACACTTTCTGTAATGAACAGGAGATTGCTAACTGCAGGGAAGAGCTGCATTCACACGCGTGTCAGTTCTATGCGTTTTGTTTTCAGTTGTCACACTGGAGAGGTAAAGGAAAAATTGGAACTGTGTAACGtgtttgattattttatttatgtatttatgtatttaattaAACATATTTGTTTTCCTATGAGGCCGTAAAAACGGTCGTGCACATAGAAATACAAAGACAAACATAAATACATTTAATGTCAACTTGGTAAATAAGTTATTATAGAAGAATGTTGCCTGTATGTAAGCGAAAACTGAAGACGGGCTAAATTTAAAACCGCTAAGTACTGATATCTTTTCGGCCCTCCTCGGAGACTGATGGGTTTGAATAATTTTGGTCAATCAATATAGCACAGAACAAAGTTTGCCTAGTTGTTTCACCAGTGTTCTCTTTATTTCTTAGCTATAATAGAATACCATATTTACCATATGAAGTGGTGATAAGTGTTGAGCATTTGGAGATCTGTTGTCAGTTGTTATTAAAATCAAAATTAATTCATATTAACGATATGCATTCTCAATTCTCCCATGTGACATCATATATTAAGACAACTATTGCAAGTAATTAAACTGAATACAGGGAGGTTAgatttatgtttttaaaagattGTTAGTGCTAAAGTTCATTTAGGAGCGTTGAATTAAATCCCTTGCTCTAGCAAGGCTCATTTAAATTATTGGATTAATTTTTACTTTAAATCTGAGCATGCTGGGAAGTAAGAtatttgcctttttattttgttttcctcttAAAACTGATTGCAAAGccaaaataaaatgtaacatgGGATTGTTGTTTGGGAGGTTGAAGCTGTAACTCAAGGAAAGCGAAATAAAGTTTAATGGTTCAGGTGAATAGACATGTTTGGCAATTATTTTCCGTCACAGGCATTCAATTCTTTGTTGTAAACTTTACACACCATACAATGAAAGTACAAAAATATTATCTATGGCTTTTATTAGGCATTTGAGATGCTCAATAGTTTGGATTAATTAGACAAACCGAAAGCCTTTTGAAGATTAAGCAAATTGGACAACCCTTGTTAATTAGAACATAATTTAAAGTTTGAAATTATATCACTCACGAAGTAGCCTAATTAGTATGACGATATGTTAATAGCCTGCTGAGACACTAAGCACGGAGGTTTGGCATGAACTCCTTAAAGGCTTGCAAGAAAATTCTCCTTCCTATGTTGTCATTAATAAAAGATTTCTATAGACTTCAGCCTTTCAACGGTGACATACAATTTATAGTACACACAATGCATTAGCCCATAGTGCTGTTCAATTTTTTTACTATTATGAAAACTAATAAATTCGTCAAGCTGAATTAAGCATACAAATCAGATGAGGCATAACAGATTACATATTGAAGCGCTGTGTCTCCCGAGCCTAAATGAAATTTCAATCTAATAATTCCTTCCTGGCCCGGCTATAATTTGTTTAGAGATGTTGTTCTACTTCTTTCCAAGCGCTATTCGCACCATAATTAAATGATACTCAAGCTTTTAACTTTGATTTATTTCATTTCTCTGAGCTGGCGACAGTGAGAGCTGATACAGTGTAATTTTTCTGATTTCCTTTAAAATTACCAAGTCTACTGTTTAGGTGAGAAATTAAACACCTAAGCACTTATGTGAATCTCCTGGTGCAAACAAAAATTCATTGAAATAAAACCGTCCACAGTAAATaaaaggttttatttatttattttaaaggggaGGTAAACGTGAAGTTGGCAGTACAGATGAACTGGTCCGTGGGTTTAAATCCCAAATCCCATTTTGATACAATGGAAAATCCCCAATGTCTCCTGGTGGTATTTGGAGAAGGCAGCAGAGGGACGGTGCAAATAAAGGGATGAGATGCTCCTCACTGCTGGTTTTGGAAATGTAAGGCCAGATCCTGCTCCAATGTGATGCAGTGCTAAAAGTCCTTGTTTCTCCAGAGCAAGTAGCATGGGGCAGTTATGGAGCCTCATGATAAAGGACTGTAACAACATATGGGAAAGTAAAGTGAGAACTCCAGCACCAGCTCTCCGCCTGCTCTACCCGCTTCAGCTCCTGCACCCGCTCCCTCCAGTACCAGCTCGAGCACCTGCTACCTCCAACACCACCATCCCCAGCTCCTGTATGCTCCCCCTCTCTCAGGCACCAGCCCCCTCATGCACCAGTCTCATGCACGAGCCCCCTGATTCTCCAGAACCAGCCCCAGCCACCTCTCCCTCcaaccccagctccctccagcaccggctTCTGCACAGTCTCAGGCGCCCCGAGCGCTCGGCTAAAGCTATCCAGACCGTGGAAATGCTACAAACAAAGgtctgagagagggcgggggaggaggcagcacctTGTTTTCAGGGAATATAAGTGCGTCCGCTTTAGAGAGAAGCGGCTGGGCCCAAAGTGCTGCCAAAGTGCCCGCGTGACAGGATAAAAATAGGAACAAGCGGCCGTGGAAATGAAGATAAGTGGAGCTTGTGTcagcctgtctgtgggggggagggtgtcctaCTGCATCTGCGCACTGCCATCTCTGGGCACACACACCCCTTTATTGTGGCTAATGAAGAAGAATTGGAATGGAAAGGTTTCAAATGGAGCCACACCAGAGACAACACTGTCTGTCCACCTCCCCCACCTACAGCCATTTTTCCCATCCACATGTGGTAACTCCCCACGCAGCTGCCCTATAGCAGGTTCTCCCACGCACAGCCCATCATTCACACAGCTCCCCCACCGACAGCAGGTTCCCCCACTCATAGCCCATCACCCACAACAAGTactccacacacagcccccccgttAGGTATCCCCACCCACATCAGCTAGCCTCACACACTGCTCCTCCACCGACAGCAGGTATCCTCACACATTTCCCTACATCAGGCACCGCACTCACAGGTATTCCCACCCACAAGTATCCCCATACAGCCCCCCATCAGATCCCCTTCACACTCTCTCCCACATCAGTTATGCACACACAGTTCCCCCCTCTCATCGGGTATCCCCAACCACAGCTCCCCCCCCGAGAGCAGGTACTCTcacacagcccctccctttcagGTCCTCTACACACTTCCCCACATGAGATACAACCCACCCAGTCCCCCTCAAGTTCCTCTCACACAGCTCCCCCACCTCTAACACCTCCCTCCACTCAGGAACCCCATGAACACTGGACACCTCACACCCCATTCACAGACACCCTGCCTGAGCAGGCACTccaacaccctcccctccccacacgcgGTATGTGCACACTcagatacacccccccccccatatgcacACTCCACAGCCGCACACTCCATATGGGCGCGcgctccatctcccctcccccccacacacaccttttcgctcaccgcctccctccccccccccccccctccagccccggccGTCACTATTTCCCAGCACACTGACTCGCAGGACGCATGCGCTCACCTCGCGCCTGCCTCTCCTCCGTCCAATGGGCGAAGAGCGGCGAGaaacagagggagagagaaagcctCACAACCCACTTCCCGGGATGTCTCTTCTGCACAAGGCACCTGCCGGGCCAAGGTGCGCGGCAGCCGGAGCAGAGGCAGCGCCAGAACAATAGGGCGCCAGGCTCGCGCCGCCGCCAGCCGCGCCGCCAGGGGGCTCGGACTAGGGAGCAGAGCGGGACCCGCTCCGCGTGGGGCTGGGCTGCGGCGCGGCGGCCCGAGGCAGGAGCTGagccgggggctgcagggagttCCCCGCGGGGTGGGTGGGAGGCCAGGCGCGGGGAGAGGCGCTGGGCGGGGGGTCAGCCGGAGCGGGGAGAGCAGGCGAGGGAAGGAGCCGGCGCCCGGGAGGGGAGGGACGGGCAGTGCCGGGGGAGCGAGCCGGAGCGGGGAGAGCGGCCAAGCGGGCAGGCTGCGGACCGGCTGACGCCGGAGAGGAGGCGGCGGAGGCTGCACTGGAGGCTGAGGGAGCGGAGAGAGCAAAGCCCCCCGCGTCCCCGCGCCACTTTCCAGCtccaggcggcggcggcggcggcagcctCAACTTTCCGCCTCCTCCCTGGTCTCCCCGTTGGGCTGAGGGCCCCCGACCGCCGGCGAGGATGATGATGATGTCTCTGAACAGCAAGCAGCCCTTCAGCATGCCCCACGGCAGCCTGCACGAGCCCAAGTACTCGGCGCTGCACACCGCCTCGCCCGGCACCTCCTCCGCCGCCGCGCCCTcggccagctcccccagcagcacggccggcaggagcagcaccagcagcaccagcaccagcagctCGGAGGCGATGAGGCGCGcctgcctcccaacccccccGGTAGGCACGATCTGCGGCAGCGCCCGCTTTAAGgcacctggcccccagccccctggaTCTGCACGATGTTTTTTTCATGTCTGCCCAGCGAATCACCCAGCACCCCCcggctttctctctccccttatGCATTCTGCGGCGCTCGCCTTCCATATTAATTTTTATGACCTGGGATGTTGCATGTGCCTTGTGTTGTGCGCgtgtctctccccctctcctttttCAGGGTCTCTTTCTTGCCATGCTGGGGATGTGTTAATGGCACAGAGGCGTGCGGAGGGAGGGCGATCCCCTGTTGACAGTAATGTGTGCCTTCTATTTGAAATTGCAGAGCAATATATTCGGCGGTCTGGATGAGAGTTTGCTGGCCCGCGCTGAAGCCCTGGCGGCGGTGGATATAGTTTCCCAGACCAAGAGCCACCATCATCATCCGCCTCACCACAGCCCCTTCAAGCCGGACGCTACTTACCACACTATGAACACCATCCCTTGCacctctgctgcctcctcctcgTCTGTGCCCATTTCCCACCCGTCAGCCATATCCGGcactcaccaccaccaccaccatcaccaccaccaccaccatcagccTCACCAGGCTTTGGAAGGGGAGCTTTTAGACCACATCACTccagggctggcgctgggggccaTGACCGGACCAGACGGCTCGGTGGTCTCCACGCCAGCCCATGCTCCGCACATGGCCAGCATGAACCCTATGCATCAGGCGGCTCTAAGCATGGCCCATGCCCACGGGCTGCCCTCTCACATGGGCTGCATGAGCGACGTGGACGCAGATCCCCGGGATTTAGAAGCTTTTGCGGAAAGATTCAAGCAAAGGAGGATCAAGCTCGGAGTGACCCAGGCAGATGTAGGATCTGCTTTGGCCAACTTAAAAATCCCCGGGGTAGGCTCGCTGAGCCAAAGCACCATCTGCAGGTTTGAGTCCCTTACGTTGTCCCACAATAACATGATCGCCCTCAAACCCATCTTGCAAGCCTGGCTAGAAGAAGCAGAGAAATCTCACCGCGAAAAGCTCACCAAACCAGAGCTCTTCAACGGAGCTGAGAAGAAGAGAAAGCGCACCTCTATCGCTGCACCTGAGAAGAGGTCCTTGGAAGCCTATTTTGCCATCCAGCCACGTCCTTCCTCGGAAAAAATAGCGGCCATCGCAGAGAAACTGGACCTCAAGAAGAACGTGGTCCGGGTCTGGTTCTGTAATCAGAGACAGAAACAGAAACGAATGAAATATTCCGCTGGGATTTAAAAGTCTGGgggagtttttttaaaataaaatcggCAACAAGACACACTTTAATATTTCTCTATagtaagagagacagagagacagataaAAAGACAGACAAGTAAAGAGAACACAGAGACTGTCAAACAAAAAGTAAACCGTCAAGTTTAGGGAAGTTCCCGTTGGAGAAAACCGCTGCTTCTTCAGAATGATTCAGTATCAAAGAGAGACTGATTTTTTGAAGGCAGATAAGAAATTCTTTTTAAAGGACCGAAGACGTATCAAGTAAGATTTGTTTTTATTCTTAAAGACATCACATGTGTTCAAATTTAAAAGTACACTTTGCAActatttttcagaaaataaattgaCTCGAAACGGAAACTTTAATCTAGAGTTGAGGCTTATACCATGATTTGAGAGACATCTCAAaagtattttgattttaaaaaaagatggcaGGTTTTTCTGCATTTACACTAcgtattataaatatatatatttttactgtGGTTATTCTCTTTTCCTTCGCTGAAGTTATAATGCTTAGGGAAAGAACTGATCCTGCTGTGTTCACTGATCTTTAAATGCTATTATTAGATTACTGCCAAACAGCCCCTTGTAAATTATTAATTTTTTCTCTCCAGCAACTTCATTCGCTGTTCATTCTAATTAATTACACTTCTTTAATCTAAGTCTTGATAAAAGTAAAAACAAGTATGGATAGTGAAAATCAAATATTTTGTGTTGATAGAATTTATTATCTTTAGCTTTTTCCTTCTTATACAAAATCCCTTTTGGCCATCTGTAAATTGTCACCTGAAACTAAGATATTTATCTGGCAAGTATTCTTATTCATAAGGCGTTGGCACTCTATAATAGATGTCCTGCATTATTTGTGCAGATTGATTCACTGTCCCAGGTATTTGTTTACTGCGTTACATATTTAATGGGGATTCCCATATTGTCTCCACCACACACTTCTAAAGCGAGAAGAGAAGTGACTGAATCGGTGACAGTGTGGCATTTTGTTGTTTCCGGGTTTGTTTTCATCACAATATTTGTCCTTCAAGTTT
Above is a window of Pelodiscus sinensis isolate JC-2024 chromosome 5, ASM4963464v1, whole genome shotgun sequence DNA encoding:
- the POU4F2 gene encoding POU domain, class 4, transcription factor 2, with product MMMMSLNSKQPFSMPHGSLHEPKYSALHTASPGTSSAAAPSASSPSSTAGRSSTSSTSTSSSEAMRRACLPTPPSNIFGGLDESLLARAEALAAVDIVSQTKSHHHHPPHHSPFKPDATYHTMNTIPCTSAASSSSVPISHPSAISGTHHHHHHHHHHHHQPHQALEGELLDHITPGLALGAMTGPDGSVVSTPAHAPHMASMNPMHQAALSMAHAHGLPSHMGCMSDVDADPRDLEAFAERFKQRRIKLGVTQADVGSALANLKIPGVGSLSQSTICRFESLTLSHNNMIALKPILQAWLEEAEKSHREKLTKPELFNGAEKKRKRTSIAAPEKRSLEAYFAIQPRPSSEKIAAIAEKLDLKKNVVRVWFCNQRQKQKRMKYSAGI